cctacagatctatttgtgcaaaatttcaagcgtctagctttactcctttgaaagttagcgtgctttcaatgGCAAGACGGACGCACATTGCtcgttaaaatgtcatgacgataaagaatatatatactttatggggttttagacgaatatttcgaggaatgacgaaattagcatacccccatcctatgatggagggtataaaaataacatgtGATATTTTGTAATGTGATTGTCTTATGTTAGTTTCAATCGTAACACACTATGTACATATAGCATACTATAGTTTTTAAGAACATAATTTTCTACCGTCGCtggcaaaaattaaacaataccCGTTCTTCTCATTATGTGTCACCCtgttgttttcaaaaattcGGTGTTATCGATAGTAAATGACGTCGTTATTCTCACACAGGTAAAAACAGTTAGTTTTTCAGTTTTTCTAAATTCGTGATTTGGTCTGCCTTTTACATCCGTCCATTGCTTTAAGAGAAACGGAGGAACAAATATGGCGTTCAAAGTaagttttgtacaatgattttccAAAGTTTGTTTTCTTAGTTTATTATTTTTAGCCAATAGATCCTAAACGTGACGAATATAGACGCTACTTGGAGCGAGGTGGTATAATAGAGTCATTGACGAAAGTTTTTGTCCGTATATTGAAAGAGCGTCCTGAAGATCCTACACAGTATTTGTTGCATAATTTGGGTGATGCTCGCCTACAAGCGGACAATATTGCATATTTGCAAAATGAGCTAGAAGATGCCCGTATCGAGATTCAGAGGCTAacagaaataataaaaagtataaaCCCAGATCTGTTgaatgaaattcaaaataaaaatgaatcgCCTGGAGAAGATTCATCACAAATTGGTCTGAGTAAAATACAAGTCCAACAAGATTTCACACAAGTTCACGAGTCTGAAGACGCTAGGACTGGTACCATATTAATGGAATGTGATAAAATAGAGAATGCTACAAATGATATCGAATAATTGGAATTGCCGTTGTGTGATTTAAACATATATTCTTCTCAGTAAGATAGATCCGGATATTTCGGATTTAAAATGTATGTATTAATCAAAATAAATATGTAACTttaccatatatatatctttttatGCTCATCTGAATTTGAAATAGCATCTGAATGGTTTCTGATACTATTGCGAACTTTATAggtattaaaataatttatctTTTTTAGATTAGGTTATAGTGGCAGTCTAAAAACAGTCTCGAGACAGTTTTTATCCATTGTGATTTCACAACCATCGATTTCGCCACCCAGAGCCGTTTCCCTTAGCAACTTCATTGAAGGTTTTCATAAAGTTGGAATAAACTCGATTGGTCAGATCCCTTCACATATGCGTCTTCATTGTTGCtaaagcaaatgcaaatatttttatgtacTAATATTAACGTATGTATACGAATTCTTACACATTTTTCTGCcaattctatgttttattaagcTGAATTCGAACGTATCATTCGACGTACGTTTGCTCCATTCATATCGTTTGTTGTATACTACTACAATGGCATAGTGTGTACTTGAGAATATTTACATGGACAAAACttataaaataataacaaatgcGTACAAAATAATTCGACATATAatattttttgtctttaatgtGAGCTTTCAAGATTTTTGTGAGTCCAGTTCTTCCCTCCAAGTCTGTCTCATTCTATACACACATTCGCGATGTCCACAGTTCCAGAGAATACTTGTGAGATATCCCAACGTTCTTATTTCGTCATCAGCATTGTTCACCCAATCTAACAGCAGTTGGTATATTATCTCCTTTGTTCCATGCACTTGATTATCTAACTCCGACTGTGAGATCTGTC
This Stomoxys calcitrans chromosome 2, idStoCalc2.1, whole genome shotgun sequence DNA region includes the following protein-coding sequences:
- the LOC106086853 gene encoding c-Myc-binding protein homolog, with protein sequence MAFKPIDPKRDEYRRYLERGGIIESLTKVFVRILKERPEDPTQYLLHNLGDARLQADNIAYLQNELEDARIEIQRLTEIIKSINPDLLNEIQNKNESPGEDSSQIGLSKIQVQQDFTQVHESEDARTGTILMECDKIENATNDIE